CCTACCGGCGGGGCGTGGACGAAGTCGTCGAGACCACCGCCGACCTGACTGCCAACAGCGCGTCTGCCGCGCACGTCGAGATGGCGGCCGCCGGCGGGGAATCGGAGGCTCCGCCAACGCTCGCGAGCAACGTCGAGACGTTCGCCAACGTGCCCGGGATCGTCGTCAACGGCTCCGACTGGTTCCGGTCGGTCGGCACCGACGAATCGCCGGGAACCATCGTGTGCACGATCACCGGCCGGACCCGGCGCCACGGCGTGGCCGAGTTCGCGATGGGCACGCCGCTTCGCGAGGTGATCGCGACCATCGGCGGGGGGCCGGAGCCCGGGCACCACATCACCGCCGTGCTCTCTGGGGTGTCGAACCCGATGCTGCCCGTCGAGCTGCTGGACACACCCTTGAGCCACGAGGCGATGCGGGCACTCGGGACCGGTGTCGGCACCGGCGGGTTCATCGTGTTCGACGACCGCGACGACCTCGTCGCCGTCGCCGCCGGCGTAGCCCGCTTTCTCAGCGTCGAGTCGTGCGGCCAGTGCACGCCTTGCAAGCAGGATGGGCTCGTCATCGCCCAGCGTCTCGCGCAGGTCGCTCGGTCGGCGGCGCGCGAGGAGGATCTCGAGGAACTCGACGAGCTGCTCGAGCGCGTCACCGATGGCGCCCGCTGCAACCTCGCCTACCAGCAGCACGACGTCGTGGACAGCGTCCTCGAGCTCTACCTCGACCAGTTCCAGGATCACGTCACCGAGCGGCTCACGGGAGTGGAGCCGGAGCTCATCGCCCCGATCGCCGACATCGTCGACGGCCGGGCCACGTTCGACGCCCATCAGGGGGCCAAGCAGCCGGACTGGAGCTTCGATGCCGAGTACTCCGGCAAGAGCCCCGCTGACCGTCTCGACGACCACCGAGCCCACCAAGCACTCTGACCCCCGGCGGACGCGCTGCTGTCTCAGCGCCTACCAGGTAAGGCCGAAGTAGATGGCCGTGGTGATGCCAACCACGAGGCAGTAGACGGCAAACGGCTTCAGGGTCTGGGTCTCGAAGAAGCGCATCAGGAAGCGCACCGCGAGGTACGCGGCCGCAGCGGCGAACAGGCTCCCGACCAGCACCTGACCCCGGATGTGGTCGCCATTCGAGCCCAGCAGGTCCGGCAGCTTGTAGATGCCCGCGGCCAGGATGATCGGCGTAGCGAGCAAGAAGGAGAACCGAGCGGCGTCTTCGTGATCGAGGCCGCGGAGGAGTCCGGCGACCATCGTGATGCCGGATCGACTGATGCCCGCCATCAGCGCGAAGACCTGCGCCCCCCCAATGACACCCGATTCTCGGAACTCGAGGGTGTCGAGTCGCCGCGCTCCCTCCTCGTTGACGCCGTGGGCCACGGCCAGCGCCCGGACCTCCTGGCGGCGGCGGGCTCGCTCCCCGACCGCGAGCACCACGCCGTTCACCGCCAGGAGGCTCGACGCTGCCACCGGAGTAGCGAGCAGGACGCGAAGCGAGTGCTCCAAGAGCAGGCCGGCGATGCCCGCCGGGATCGTCGCCGTGACGAGCAGCCACGCCAGCCGCTCGTCCTTGGTCTCGACGCGACGACGGCCGAGCGAGCGGAAGAACCCGGCGATGATTCGGGCCCAGTCGGCGCGGAAGTACCAGAGGAGCGCCAGCGCGGTCGCCACGTGCAACCCGACGAGGAACGCCAGGTAGAACGACTCGCTCTTGGACTGGGCGTTGACGATGCTGTGCCAGCCGAACAGCGCGGGAACGATGACGGAGTGGCCGAGGCTCGAGACGGGGAAGAGCTCGGTCACGCCCTGCAGCAGCCCGATGACGATCGCCTGGAAGTAGCTCACGGCGAGACGCTAGTGGTGGCTCTGGGCTCCCGGTGACACGCCACCGCCCCCCGGCTCCCCGGTCCGGAGCGAGGCGCCGAGCACGCGCAGGGTCTCCTTGAGGTGGGCGAGACGCTCGGCGCCGATCTGCGTGGCCCAGGTGTGCTCGATCTCGTCGGCGATGCGGTTCGCCGTCGCCGCTGCGGCGCGGCCCCGGTCGGTGAGCTGAACGAGCTTCGCCCGACCGTCGTGCGGATCGGCGGCACGGCC
Above is a window of Acidimicrobiia bacterium DNA encoding:
- a CDS encoding NADH-ubiquinone oxidoreductase-F iron-sulfur binding region domain-containing protein, with protein sequence MPPVTRVLAPAPVGALADYVADGGGQALDALARIEPEAVIDIVDASGLRGRGGAGFPSGRKWRTVAAMHSPALSSAVVVNAAEGEPGSFKDRAILRANPYHVLEGALVAARVVRADRIVIGLKRTFIPELARLRRALDEVRAAGWAAGVDISVFEGPSEYLYGEETALLETIDGRYPFPRIAPPYRRGVDEVVETTADLTANSASAAHVEMAAAGGESEAPPTLASNVETFANVPGIVVNGSDWFRSVGTDESPGTIVCTITGRTRRHGVAEFAMGTPLREVIATIGGGPEPGHHITAVLSGVSNPMLPVELLDTPLSHEAMRALGTGVGTGGFIVFDDRDDLVAVAAGVARFLSVESCGQCTPCKQDGLVIAQRLAQVARSAAREEDLEELDELLERVTDGARCNLAYQQHDVVDSVLELYLDQFQDHVTERLTGVEPELIAPIADIVDGRATFDAHQGAKQPDWSFDAEYSGKSPADRLDDHRAHQAL
- a CDS encoding undecaprenyl-diphosphate phosphatase, which encodes MSYFQAIVIGLLQGVTELFPVSSLGHSVIVPALFGWHSIVNAQSKSESFYLAFLVGLHVATALALLWYFRADWARIIAGFFRSLGRRRVETKDERLAWLLVTATIPAGIAGLLLEHSLRVLLATPVAASSLLAVNGVVLAVGERARRRQEVRALAVAHGVNEEGARRLDTLEFRESGVIGGAQVFALMAGISRSGITMVAGLLRGLDHEDAARFSFLLATPIILAAGIYKLPDLLGSNGDHIRGQVLVGSLFAAAAAYLAVRFLMRFFETQTLKPFAVYCLVVGITTAIYFGLTW